GCGGCTTCTTGGCGATGGCGGCCGGGTAGCTCAGGCGTTCGGTGCGGGCGCTGCGGTTTGCGGTGCGTTCACGCACTTCCACGTATTCTTCGCGGGTACGCTCCACGAAGCCGGCTTTCAGCTCCTTGGACAGCAACTGAGTCGCCACGCCGACCGCACGCGAGGCGTCGGTGACATACACCACGGCATCGTTGCTGTACTTGGGCTCGATCTTCACCGCCGTGTGCGCCTTGGAGGTGGTGGCGCCACCGATCATCAGCGGCAGGTGGAAGTCCTGGCGCTGCATCTCACGGGCCACGTGCACCATCTCGTCCAGGGACGGCGTGATCAGGCCGGACAGCCCGATGATGTCGCACTTCTGCTCCTTGGCCACCTGCAGGATCTTCTCCGCTGGCACCATCACGCCCAGGTCGACGATGTCGTAGCCGTTGCAACCCAGCACCACGCCGACAATGTTCTTGCCGATGTCATGCACGTCGCCTTTCACCGTGGCCATCAGGATCTTGCCCTTGGCTTCGGGTTTGTCGCCTTTTTCCAGCTCGATGAACGGAATCAAGTGCGCCACCGCCTGCTTCATCACGCGGGCGGATTTCACCACTTGGGGCAGGAACATTTTGCCCGCGCCAAACAGGTCGCCGACGATGTTCATGCCGGACATCAGCGGGCCTTCGATCACTTCGATAGGGCGCGCGAACGACAGTCGCGATTCTTCGGTGTCCTCGACAATATGCGTGGTGATGCCCTTGACCAGCGCGTGTTCCAGGCGCTTGTTCACCGGCCAGCCGCGCCATTCTTCGGTCTCGGCTTCTTTGACGCTGCCGTCGCCCTTGTACTTGTCGGCGATGGCGAGGAGGGCGTCGGTGCCGTCCGGCGTGCGGTTGAGCACCACGTCTTCCACGGCGTCACGCAGCTCGGCCGGGATCTGGTCGTAGATCTCCAGCTGGCCGGCGTTGACGATGCCCATGGTCAGGCCGTTGCGGATCGCATACAGCAGGAACACCGAGTGGATCGCCTCACGCACCGGGTTGTTGCCACGGAACGAGAACGACACGTTGGACACGCCGCCGGAGCTCAATGCGTAGGGCAGTTCATCGCGGATGTAGGCACAGGCGTTGATGAAGTCGACGGCGTAGTTGTTGTGCTCTTCAATCCCGGTGGCGACCGCGAAGATGTTCGGGTCGAAGATGATGTCTTCCGGCGGGAAGCCGACTTCGTTCACCAGGATGTCGTAGGAGCGTTTGCAGATCTCTTTCTTGCGCGCTTCGGTGTCGGCCTGGCCGGCTTCGTCGAACGCCATCACTACCACGGCGGCGCCGTAGCGCTTGCACAGCTTGGCGTGGTGGATGAACTGCTCCACACCTTCCTTCATGCTGATGGAGTTGACGATGCCCTTGCCCTGGATGCACTTGAGGCCAGCCTCGATCACTTCCCACTTGGAGGAGTCGATCATGATCGGCACGCGGGAGATGTCCGGCTCGCCGGCAATCAGATTGAGGAAGGTCACCATGGCCTTCTTCGAATCCAGCATGCCCTCGTCCATGTTGATGTCGATCACCTGGGCGCCGGCTTCCACCTGCTGCAGGGCGACTTCCAGGGCTTCGGTGTAGTTGTCCTCGCGGATCAGGCGGGCGAACTTGGCCGAGCCGGTGATGTTGGTGCGCTCACCGACGTTGACGAACAACGAGCTGCGGTCGATGGTGAAAGGTTCCAGGCCCGACAGGCGGCAGGCCTTGGGGATATCCGGGATCTGGCGCGGCGCGTAACCGGCCACGGCCTTGGCGATGGCCTCGATGTGGCCCGGCGTGGTACCGCAGCAACCGCCGACAATGTTGAGAAAGCCGCTCTGGGCGAACTCTTCGATGACCTTGGCGGTTTGTGACGGCAATTCATCGTACTCGCCGAACTCGTTCGGCAGGCCGGCGTTCGGGTGCGCAGAAACGTGGGTGTTGGCCTTGTTCGACAACTCTTCCAGGTACGGACGCAGCTCGCTGGCACCCAGGGCGCAGTTCAGGCCGACGGAAATCGGCTTGGCGTGGGCCACGGAGTTCCAGAACGCTTCGGTGGTTTGGCCCGACAGGGTGCGGCCGGAGGCGTCGGTGATGGTGCCGGAGATCATGATCGGCAGTTCGATGTTCAATGCCTCGAACACGCCCTGCACGGCAAAGATCGCGGCCTTGGCGTTGAGGGTGTCGAAAATGGTCTCGATCAGGATCAGGTCGGCGCCGCCTTCGATCAGCCCTTTGGTGGCCTCGGTGTAGTTCTCCACCAGCTCATCGAAGGTTACGTTGCGGTAGCCGGGGTTGTTCACGTCGGGCGACAGCGAGCAGGTGCGGCTGGTCGGGCCGAGCACGCCGGCGACGAAACGCGGCTTGGCCGGGTTTTCGGCGGTCTTGGCGTCGGCGATCTTGCGCGCCAGGCGTGCGCCTTCTACGTTTAGCTCATAGGCCAGTTCTTCCATGCCGTAGTCGGCCATGGAGATGCGCGTGGCGTTGAAGGTGTTGGTTTCGAGGATGTCGGCACCGGCATCCAGGTAGGCTTTTTCGATGCCACCGATCACGTCCGGACGGGTGATCACCAGCAGGTCGTTGTTACCCTTGACGTCGCTTGGCCAATCGGCGAAGCGTTTGCCACGGTAGTCGTTTTCCTCAAGCTTGTAGCTCTGGATCATCGTGCCCATACCGCCGTCGAGGATCAGGATACGTTCCTTGAGGGCTTGATGAAGGGCTTGCAGACGAACGCTACGATCGGACATGGGACTACTCTGGTCAGGCATTTCGGAGGGCGTGAATCATAACAAACCTGTGCCGATTTAGAGCATGCGCAGTTTTTGCATGAATATCGTTCATGTTGTTGTGGGGTGTGGCCCGGTAGAATCACCGGCAAATTTTCAGCGTACGTATTGAATCGGGACCGGATACATGTCACTTCGCCTCATCACCAGCGCCGTCCTGGCACTGGTCGCCTGCATTGCACAGGCCGACGGACCCGCCCCGGCGATTTCGTACACCCGCGACATTCAACCCATTTTCACCGAGAAATGCGTGGCCTGCCACGCCTGCTACGACTCCGCCTGCCAACTGAACCTGGGCAGCGGCGAAGGCGCAGCCCGTGGCGCCAGCAAAGTGCCGGTCTACGATGGCGAGCGCAGCCAGGCGACGCCGACCACCCGTTTGTTTTATGACGCGTTTGGCAAGCAAGCCTGGCAGCAAAAGGGCTTCTATTCAGTCCTGGACGCCCAGGGCAGCCAGGCTGCCTTGATGGCGCGCATGCTGGAATTGGGCCATAACGCACCGCTGCAGCCCAACGCCAAGTTGCCTGAAGACATCGTGCTGGGCCTGAACCGTGAAAACATGTGCGCCATGCCGGGTGAGTTCAACGCTTACGCGGGTGCCCATCCCAAGGAAGGCATGCCGTTGGCAGTCACGGGGCTGACGGACCAGCAGTACCAGACCTTGCAACGCTGGCTCGCGTCCGGCGCACCTATCGACGAGCAAGGTCTGGCGCCCAGTGCCAAGGAAGCCCTGCAGGTGCAGCAGTGGGAAAACCTGTTCAACCAGCCCGGAGCGCGGGAAAGCCTGGTGGCGCGCTGGCTGTTCGAGCACTTGTTCCTCGCGCATATCTATTTTGAAAACGGCGAGCCAGGGCATTTCTTCCAGTGGGTGCGCTCGCGTACGCCAAGCGGCCAGCCAATCGACCTGATCGCCACCCGTCGCCCCAATGATGACCCAGGCACCCGTGTGTATTACCGCCTGTGGCCGGTGCAGGGCGTGATCGTGCATAAGACCCACATCACGTACCCGTTCAGTGCCGAGAAAATGGCACGTATCAAAGAGCTGTTCTACGCCGGCAATTGGCAGGTCGACGCCTTGCCGGGCTATGGCCCAGGCCGTCGCGCCAATCCGTTCGAAACCTTCGAAGCCATCCCGGCCAAGGCGCGTTACCAGTTCATGCTGGACAACGCCGAGTACTTCGTACGCACCTTCATCCGTGGGCCGGTGTGCCGTGGGCAGATCGCCACGGACGTGATCCGCGACAACTTCTGGACCCTGTTCCAGGACCCGGAGCACGACCTCTACATCACCGATGCGCGCTATCGCGGCCAGGCCACGCCGTTGCTGGCCATGCCGGGGCAGAACGATGACGTGGGCAGTGTGCTTAGCCTGTGGTTGGCTTACCGCGACAAACGCAATGCTTACGAGGCCCTGCGCCGCGACAGCTACGCCGACTTGCCCCCGCCAAGCTGGTCGAGCCTGTGGGCCGGTAATGACAATGCCTTGCTGAGCATTTTCCGCCACTTCGACAGCGCCTCGGTCACCAAAGGCCTGATCGGCGAAGTGCCGCAGACGATGTGGCTGTTCGACTACCCGCTGCTGGAGCGCACCTATTATCAGCTGGCGGTGAACTTCGATGTGTTCGGCAATGTGTCGCACCAGGCCCAGACCCGGTTGTACTTCGACCTGATCCGCAATGGCGCCGAGCAGAACTTCCTGCGCCTGATGCCGGCCGATTCTCGCGATGACTTTATGGATGATTGGTATCAGAACAGCGGAAAACTCAAGCTGTGGCTGGACTATGAGGCGATTGATGACGATAAGCCTACCGGCCTGCATCTAAGCGAAAACGATCCGAAGCGCGACTTTGCCAACCAGTTGCTGGCGCGATATGGAGATTTGAATGCGAGCCCGGATCCGATCAACCGTTGCATGGGGGCCTATTGTTCCCGTGATGGTGTCGACCCCGCCATTCAGGATGCGGAGCAGGCGCTGAGCCGCCTGACGTCACGCCCGGCCGCTGGGCTCAAGGTTATCGATCAATTGCCTGAAGCGACGATGCTGCGGGTTGAGACTGCCAATGGTCAGCGTGTGGTTTACAGCATGTTGCGTAATCGCGCGCACAGTAACGTGGCGTTTCTGTTGGGTGAGGCTTATCGCTATCAGCCGGGCCTGGATACGGTGACGATTTATCCGGGTGTGTTGAGCAGCTACCCGAACTTTATGTTCAATATTCCGGCCCAGGAAGTGCCGGAGTTTGTGGCTGAAATGGAGCGGGCCAAGGATGCCAAGCGGTTTGAGAAGATTGTGGATCGTTGGGGTGTGCGGCGTAGTCATCCGCTGTTTTGGCAGTATTTTCATGATTTGTCGGCGTATATTCGTGAGACTACTCCGGTGGAGGAGGGGGTGTTGGATATGAATCGGTATGAGAATTTGTGAGGAGGGGGTACGCGTACATATCCGTTATTTAGGTGACGGCGGCTTATGGTTCCGCTCTTACAGCGGGTCACTTTTGGAGGGACCGGAATGCCGGCCCAGCCAAAAGTAACCAAAAGGTCCTCGCCCCAACACTCGGCACCTCGCTTAGGCTCGGTGTGCCCGAACGAAGGCTTGAATCCGTGGGCCGCCGCGATGGGCCATCCTTGGCCCAGCGCGGCTAACCCGGCGTCCTGCCGGGTTACCCACGGATTCAAGCCTGCGTTCGGCCAGCGTGTTTGACGGGGCGCCCCAGATCAAAATCAAGAGCGACTCGCTTCGCATCGTATATACGCGGTCCACTGTAGGAGCCGGCTTGCCGGCGAAAAACGTGAGAACGCCGCGTTTTGTCTGGTTACCCGCGTCATCGTTAACGTCTATCGCAGGCAAGCCAGCTCCTACAAGGGACCGCGTTTGCCCTTGCCTTTGCTCTACACCACTGAAGCCGGCTGTCAGGCCGCTGTGCTTTTGCTTTTGATTTTGATCTTAGGCGGCCCCCCAAATCCCTGTCGGATTACGGGCACACCGAGCCTAGGCGAGGTGCCGAGTGTTGGGGTAAGAGCCCTTTGGTTACTTTGGGGCTCTTTTCCAAAGTGACCCGCTGTAAGGGCGGAACCAATATCAGCCGTTACCCAAATAACGGATATGTACACCCCCCAACAAACCTATCCCGACAAAAACACTAGGACTTTGTACCTACGTAATATTTTGGCGTAAACTGCCGGCAAGCCTGTGAGGAGTTTCCATGACTGCCATAACCATTACCGACGCCGCCCACGATTACCTGGCTGACCTGCTGTCCAAGCAGAACACCCCAGGTATCGGCATCCGCGTCTTTATCACCCAGCCCGGCACCCAATACGCCGAGACTTGCATCGCCTACTGCAAGCCTGGGGAAGAGAAACCTGAAGACACCGCCCTGGGGCTGAAAAGCTTCACCGCCTACATCGATGCCTTCAGCGAAGCCTTCCTCGACGACGCCGTGGTCGACTACGCCACCGACCGCATGGGCGGCCAGCTGACCATCAAGGCGCCCAACGCCAAGGTGCCGAATGTCAACGCCGACAGCCCGGTGAACGAGCGCATCAACTACTACCTGCAGACCGAAATCAACCCCGGCCTTGCCAGCCACGGCGGCCAGGTCAGCCTGATCGACGTGGTTGATGACGGCATTGCGGTGTTGAAGTTTGGTGGCGGCTGCCAAGGCTGCGGCCAAGCGGACGTGACCCTGCGCGAAGGCATTGAGCGCACCTTGCTGGAGCGCATTCCAGAGCTCAAGGGCGTACGTGACGTGACCGACCACACGCAGAAAGAAAACGCCTACTACTGAGTAAGGTGTTCGCTGCGAACAAAAAAACGGCGCCCCGTGAGCGCCGTTTTTTTATGTCCCGTTTCAGGGGCGGTACAAATGAGCATGGCCCGCGCGATACAGCGACGATTCGCTGAAGCTGTCACTCGCCAACACCCGGCCCACCACAATCAGTGCCGTGCGCCGAAAGCCCTTGGCCGACACCTTCTGGGCAATATCACTCAAGGTGCCCATCGCCCAATCCTGATCCGGCCAGGTCGCCCGGTGCACCACGGCAATCGGGCAGTCCGCGCCGTAATGCGGCAGCAGTTCAGCGACAATCTTCTCCAAGTGATTGACCCCCAGGTGAATCGCCATGGTGGTGCCATGCCGGGCCAGGCTGTCGAAATCCTCGCCGGCGGGCATGCGGGTCTTGTCGGCGTAGCGAGTAAGGATCACGCTCTGGGCGATGTCAGGCAGGGTCAGCTCGGTTTCCAGCAAGGCGGCGCAGGCAGCCACGGCGGTGACGCCGGGAATGATCTGGAAGGGAATGCCCAGCTCCCGCATGTGGCGGATCTGCTCGCCAATGGCGCCATACAGGCTCGGGTCCCCAGAATGGACGCGCGCTACATCCTGGCCCTTCGCGTGGGCCGTCTTGATCAGATCGATGATTTGTTCCAGGTGCAATTCGGCACTGTTGGCCAGCGTTTCTGCCGAGTGGCCTTCCAAAACCGCCGCGGGCACCAACGAGCCGGCATAGATGATCACCGGGCAGCTGCGGATCAGCCGCTGGCCTTTGACGGTGATCAATTCCGGGTCGCCGGGGCCTGCGCCGATGAAGTAGACGGTCATGGTAATTCCTGTTGAAAAACGGGCGAGCATGAATGTTGCTCATGATCGAGGTCGGCAATTATCGGGATTTTAGCCGGCGCACGCCAATGCGAAGGTGGCCTGGGTGGTTTTTTGGCGAGTGATCAACAGGCGGGCAGGGCTGCCGGCGAGCTGTTCAGCGAGGGCCAATGCGGCGCTTTCGGCTATGCCGTAACAGCCGGTATGGGCAAAAGCGATGTCGGATTTGTGGCTCAGGCGGTGTTCAAACTCCGCCAGTTGTTCAGCGCTGAAAAACTGCAGTGGCAGGTTCAGTACCTCGGCCAATGCCGCTAGTCCTGCTTCATGTTGTTTGCGGTCGATACTGGCGAGCGCAGCAATGCGCTGGCGCTCGATACCGCCCTCGGCGAGGGCAGAATCGAACAACGCCAACAAGGTGTGAAGATCACAACCCCGCTGGCAACCCAGGCCAACCACAAAAGTCATGCCGAGTATTGGTCGTCACGGTTGCGGCGGAACAGCCATGCGCTGATCAGGCCCAAGGCCAGCCAGAAGGCAACGTTGGTCAACTGCGAGGCGATCTTGAACTGCGCTTCCAGGGCTTGCGGAGCGAGCATCGAATGCACTTCCGGTTGCGGCGCGCCGATCACATGCGGGACCGCCAGGATCGCCACGCCCAGCACTTTCAGCAGCCAGTTGCGACCAAACACGATCAAAGCGATGCCGGCAGCAGTAGACGCCGCAGTGCCGATCCACCAGGTCTGGCGCAGCGCCAGGTCGGCGGCGGCAGTGCCCGGCAGCTCAGGCGGCAGGCCCATCGTCGGTGCCAGCACGAAGGTTGCGTAGCCGGCCAAGCCCCACAGCAGGCCTTGGGCGGTGCGGGTTGGCGCACGCAGCGTGTAGAGACCGGCCAGCATCAGCGCAAAACCGACCGCGACCACTAGGTTGCCGCCCGTGGTGGACAGCACGCGCTGCCAGCCATCTTCCGGCTCCCAGGCTTCAGCGTCATGGGTGTGGGCGGCAGCGCCTTCGGCGTGTTCGTGGGCCATTTCGGTGGCGGCCGGGGCTTTTTCGAAGGTTTCCGCCTGCAGAATCAGCGGGGCGACCCAAAAGCTTTGCAGCAGGGTCAGCAGCAGGGCAGCCAGCAGGCCGGTGAAGCCTGCGGTTTGCGCGATACGCTTGATCATGTCGGCAGGTCTCAGTGGCACGGGAACGCGGCGCTGTGGCGGGTATCGTGGGCCGCGTTGTGCACGGCCTCGATGTGCGAGAAGCCGGCGAAATACACCAGGCACGCGCCGAGGATCGACGCGCCGATGGCGGCGGTCAGGCGTTGGCTCAGGGTCGAGGTGCTGCTGGCGGAGTGCGAGGTGCTGCTGATGATCGACATGGCGCGTCCCTTTCAGGTGTCAGGGTGAAACGAGCGCATGAAAACCCCGCGAGCCGGGCACGCAGGGTTTGAACAGCGCCCGCCCACCGCGGGTTTGTTATCTGATTTTTTCGGGCCGGTCTCCGGGCTTGCGAGGGGCATTGCGCCTATTAAGCATCGCCTTCCCATGCCGTAGGCACAGTGGATCTGACGCTTCGCTCGCTTACCGTTGCGGGGGCAGCACCGGACTGGTCATATCGCTATGACGCACCGGTTTCCCGTTTCACCCTGTGAAGGGCACCCGAAACAAGATGTGTAGGAGAGCATGGGGGTGGGAGGGGAGTCAATTGGGTTGTGCTTTTGGGTGGGGCGTATCCGTTACCGCAGAAACGGATATCTACCCAACCCCATCATTGACCATCCCCCAAGCACTGCGTAGCCTTGCACCCTCGAGGTTCTTCAGCCCCAGGCCGAAGCTAAGAAGGGAACGCGGTCCAAGCCGCGGCTGCCCCCGCAACTGTAAAGGGTTCAGCTGACTGCCACGCCACTGCCAAACCGGCGGGAAGGCGCAGCCAGCGCCGGTCGCAAGACCCGCACGCCCCAAGCCAGGAGACCTGCCTCGCAATCGATTTTCTACTTCAACCGGGCGGGGTGATCCGGTGACGAAATCCGCTGCTGCGCACTGTCGCAGGGCCTATCGTCCCATATGCCCGCCCCCAAGGGCATCCGATGAAAACACTGGCCAAACTCCCCGTCACCATCGTCACCGGCTTCCTCGGCTCGGGCAAGACCACTTTGTTGCGCCACATGCTCGACAACGCCCAGGGCCGCCGCATTGCGGTGATCGTCAACGAATTCGGCGAACTGGGTATCGACGGTGAAATCCTCAAGCAGTGTTCCATCGGCTGCACCGAAGAAGAAGCCAACGGCCGCGTCTACGAGCTGGCGAACGGCTGCCTGTGCTGCACCGTGCAGGAAGAGTTCTTCCCAGTGATGCGCGAATTGGTGGCCCGTCGCGGTGACCTCGATCACATTCTCATCGAAACCTCCGGCCTGGCCCTGCCAAAACCGCTGGTTCAAGCCTTCCAGTGGCCGGAAATCCGCAGCGCCTGCACCGTGGACGCCGTGATCACCGTGGTCGACAGCCCGGCGGTAGCCGCCGGCACCTTTGCTGCGTTCCCGGACCAAGTGGATGCCCAGCGCAAGCTCGACCCGAACCTGGACCACGAATCACCCCTGCACGAGCTGTTCGCCGACCAACTGGCCAGCGCCGACCTCGTTATCCTCAACAAATCCGACCTGATCAGCCCTGAAGACCTGGCCCGCGTGCGCCTGGAAGTCGCGGAAGAACTGCCGCCAGCGGTGAAGATCATCGAGGCCAGCAGCGGCCGCTTGCCCCTGGATGTATTGATCGGCCTGGGTGCGGGCTCCGAAGAGCACATCGACGGTCGCCACAGCCATCACGATCATCATCACGAAGGTGAAGACGATCACGATCACGATGCCTTCGACTCCATTTCCATCGATCTGCCGCAAGCCGACGAAGCACTGTTGCTCGACGCCCTGACCCAGTTGGTGGTGCAACACGGCATCCTGCGCGTCAAAGGTTTCGCCGCGATCCCGAACAAACCGATGCGCCTGCTGATCCAGGGCGTGGGAACGCGTTTCGACAAGCACTTCGACCGTGCCTGGGGCGCTGACGAAGCGCGCATCACGCGTCTGGTGCTGATCGGCCAGGACCTTGACGCGGCGGGCCTCGAAGCGCAACTGCGCGCTGCCCTCAGCGTTTAACCCATGCACCTGCTCAGGACCCAGCCCGGTGGTTTCGTCTCGGACGACAATATTGCCGACCTTGGACAAACCCCCGCTGACCTGGTGATCCTGTGCAGCGGCGATTCCAGCCTGGCGCTGCTGGCCGAAGCAGCGCAGCAGTTGCCGGACGACTACCCCAGCTTTCGCCTGGCCAACCCGATGCAGGTGCAGAACCATGCCTCGGTCGATCTGTATGTCGATGAGGTGCTGCGCCACGCCAAGGTCATCCTGATTTCGTTGCATGGCGGTATCGGTTATTGGCGTTACGGCATCGAGCGTCTGGTGGAATTGGCCGAGCAGGGCGTTCAACTGATCCTGGTGCCGGGGGATGATCGCCCGGACCCGGAACTCAGTGGCCTGAGCACCGTCGGCGCCGAAGCGCGTGATCGCCTCTGGCACTTCCTGCGCCAGGGCGGTCTGGGCAATGCACTGGATTTTTATCGCTGCCTGGCCAGCGCTTACCTGGGCCGTGACTACGCCTGGGCCGAGCCGCAAACCCTGCCGCGCACGGCGATTTATCATCCGCGCCACGCCAACGCCCGGCTGAATGATTGGCAGGCCGACTGGAATGCCGAGTGGCCGGTGGCGGCGGTGCTGTTCTACCGTTCTCATTTGCAGGCGGCGAATACCGGTTTTATTGATGTGTTCTGCCAGCGTTTGCAGGCCGCGGGCCTCAACCCGTTGCCGATGGCGGTGGCCAGCTTGAAAGAACCCGGCTGCCTGGCGGTGGTCGAGGACCTGCTGGATGAGGTGGGCGCGGCGGTGATTCTCAATACCACCGGTTTCGCCCAATCCAGTCCGGAAGCACCGCATTTGCGCCCGTTTCGCCGCAATATCCCGGTGATCCAAGCGATCTGCGCCCAGGACAACCAGCCCGGCTGGGAAGCCAGCGACCAAGGCCTCGGCCCCCGCGACTTGGCGATGCACATTGCTTTGCCGGAGTTGGACGGGCGCATCATCAGCCGGCCGATCAGCTTCAAGGATTTGGCGTGGCGTAGCGAGCGCAGTCAGTCGGACGTGGTGTGCTATCGCGCAGCGCCCGAGCGCATGGATTTTGTCGCTGAATTGGCGCGCCGCTGGGTCGAACTGGCGCGAGTGCCGAATGCCGACAAACGCATCGCGCTGATCCTCGCCAACTACCCGACCCGCGATGGGCGTATCGGCAATGGTGTTGGCCTGGATACGCCGGCAGCGGCGCTGAATATCCTGCGCGCCTTGCACGCTGAGGGTTATCCGGTGCCGGATGCGCTGCCGGAAAGCGGCACTGCGCTGATCCACGATTTGCTCGGCGGTGTCACCAACGACCTCGACAGCCTCGATCTACGGCCCTGCCATCAAAGCCTGGGCATGGATGACTACGAAGCGATGTTCAGTCGCTTGCCCGAGGCCAATCGCCAGGCCGTGCTGGATCGCTGGGGCACGCCCCATAACGACCCGATGTTCCGTGACGGCCGCCTGATGATTGCTGGTTTGCGCCTGGGCCTGACGTTCGTTGGTATCCAGCCAGCGCGGGGTTATCAGGTGGACGCGAGCGCCGTCTACCACGACCCGGACCTGGTGCCGCCCCACGGCTACCTGGCATTCTATTTCTGGCTGCGCCACACCTACGGTGCCCATGGTGTGATCCACGTGGGCAAGCACGGCAACCTTGAATGGTTGCCGGGCAAGGGCGTCGGCCTGTCGGAACACTGCTGGCCTGATGCGCTGCTGGGGCCGTTGCCGAATATCTACCCCTTTATCGTCAACGATCCGGGCGAGGGCGCTCAGGCCAAGCGCCGCACCCAGGCGGTGATCATCGATCACCTGATGCCGCCGCTGACCCGTGCCGAAACCTACGGGCCGCTGCGTAACCTTGAGCTGTTGGCCGACGAATATTACGAAGCGCAACTGCTCGATCCGCGACGCGCCCTGGAGTTGCAGAAAGACATCCTCAAGCTGGTGCGCGAAACCCGCATCGACCAGGAACTTGAGCTGGGGAGCGACGCCGACGCTGCCGTGTGGCTGCCGCGCCTGGACACTTACCTATGCG
The genomic region above belongs to Pseudomonas azotoformans and contains:
- the cobN gene encoding cobaltochelatase subunit CobN; this translates as MHLLRTQPGGFVSDDNIADLGQTPADLVILCSGDSSLALLAEAAQQLPDDYPSFRLANPMQVQNHASVDLYVDEVLRHAKVILISLHGGIGYWRYGIERLVELAEQGVQLILVPGDDRPDPELSGLSTVGAEARDRLWHFLRQGGLGNALDFYRCLASAYLGRDYAWAEPQTLPRTAIYHPRHANARLNDWQADWNAEWPVAAVLFYRSHLQAANTGFIDVFCQRLQAAGLNPLPMAVASLKEPGCLAVVEDLLDEVGAAVILNTTGFAQSSPEAPHLRPFRRNIPVIQAICAQDNQPGWEASDQGLGPRDLAMHIALPELDGRIISRPISFKDLAWRSERSQSDVVCYRAAPERMDFVAELARRWVELARVPNADKRIALILANYPTRDGRIGNGVGLDTPAAALNILRALHAEGYPVPDALPESGTALIHDLLGGVTNDLDSLDLRPCHQSLGMDDYEAMFSRLPEANRQAVLDRWGTPHNDPMFRDGRLMIAGLRLGLTFVGIQPARGYQVDASAVYHDPDLVPPHGYLAFYFWLRHTYGAHGVIHVGKHGNLEWLPGKGVGLSEHCWPDALLGPLPNIYPFIVNDPGEGAQAKRRTQAVIIDHLMPPLTRAETYGPLRNLELLADEYYEAQLLDPRRALELQKDILKLVRETRIDQELELGSDADAAVWLPRLDTYLCDLKESQIRDGLHIFGESPTGRLRIDTLLALLRIPRGDGRGPQSSLLRVLAKAFELGFDPLDCALAEPWTGRRPLVLQKIDPQLWRTAGDTRERLELYAARLIEQALEGPLEQLEEPGWEDVKAVIESLRVVVAPRLDACGPAEIRGLLDALSGRFVPAGPSGAPSRGRLDVLPTGRNFFTVDVRNLPTTTAWRIGFQSANLILERHLQDHGDHLRQLGLSIWGTATMRTGGDDIAQAMALMGVRPVWATGSQRVDDFEILPISLLDRPRVDVTLRVSGFFRDAFANLIRLFDAAVQAVAALDEPDDMNPLAAKVRSEREALLQSGLDAEAAARQAGWRIFGAKPGAYGAGVQGAVDGRLWQSREDLAEVYLNWGGYAYGGSDEGTAARAQFAQRLSQVQAVLQNQDNREHDLLDSNDYYQFQGGMLAAVETLSGDKAASYHGDHSQPDLPKIRTLKEELNRVIRSRAANPKWIEGVKRHGYKGAFEMAATVDNLFAFDATTALIDDHQYALLADAYLLDPDTRAFVQQHNPDALRDMTERMLEAQQRGMWQEPGAYREALENLLLDIEEDS
- the cobW gene encoding cobalamin biosynthesis protein CobW, giving the protein MKTLAKLPVTIVTGFLGSGKTTLLRHMLDNAQGRRIAVIVNEFGELGIDGEILKQCSIGCTEEEANGRVYELANGCLCCTVQEEFFPVMRELVARRGDLDHILIETSGLALPKPLVQAFQWPEIRSACTVDAVITVVDSPAVAAGTFAAFPDQVDAQRKLDPNLDHESPLHELFADQLASADLVILNKSDLISPEDLARVRLEVAEELPPAVKIIEASSGRLPLDVLIGLGAGSEEHIDGRHSHHDHHHEGEDDHDHDAFDSISIDLPQADEALLLDALTQLVVQHGILRVKGFAAIPNKPMRLLIQGVGTRFDKHFDRAWGADEARITRLVLIGQDLDAAGLEAQLRAALSV